A portion of the Hoplias malabaricus isolate fHopMal1 chromosome 1, fHopMal1.hap1, whole genome shotgun sequence genome contains these proteins:
- the ca4b gene encoding carbonic anhydrase 4b: MGTLYLCVLFASLLRITQCAGWCYKSQFSCENKCSVPSQWLGVAQSCGGKSQSPINIITKKVTIRSTLTPLKFNGYQDLFHGSITNNGHTVKVGLNGSAVISGGELEASYKAMEFHFHWGKKGGPGSEHSIDGEKYPMEMHIVHIKDKYKTVAEALQDPSGVAVLGILYKDTGNNNQKYDPIIKALANVRHPGNTSALGSLTLDALIPTLEARSQYFRYMGSLTTPNCTEAVIWTVFENPILLSKAQLSLFSELLFRNGMPMVDTFRPIQPLNDRKVFYSGSHIVPVSTMLVVSTALITFSNLLE; this comes from the exons ATGGGCACCTTGTATTTATGTGTTCTTTTTGCTTCTCTGCTGAGGATAACTCAGTGTGCAG GTTGGTGCTATAAATCCCAGTTCTCCTGTGAGAACAAATGCAGTG TACCCAGCCAATGGCTGGGTGTTGCACAATCCTGTGGAGGAAAAAGTCAGTCACCAATCAATATTATAACAAAGAAAGTCACCATTAGGAGCACCCTCACACCACTTAAGTTTAATGGATATCAAGACTTGTTCCACGGCTCCATCACCAACAATGGACACACAG TCAAGGTTGGTTTGAATGGCAGTGCTGTGATTTCCGGTGGAGAACTGGAGGCAAGTTACAAAGCAATGGAGTTCCATTTTCACTGGGGCAAGAAGGGAGGACCTGGCTCTGAGCATTCTATTGATGGAGAGAAGTACCCCATGGAG ATGCATATAGTTCACATTAAGGACAAATACAAAACTGTTGCAGAAGCTCTTCAAGATCCATCTGGGGTGGCTGTACTAGGAATACTGTATAAG GATACAGGaaacaacaaccaaaaatatGATCCCATCATAAAGGCGCTGGCAAATGTCAGACACCCTG GCAACACATCAGCGCTTGGCTCACTGACTTTGGACGCGCTCATCCCTACTCTTGAGGCACGGTCCCAATACTTCCGCTACATGGGCTCTCTCACTACTCCCAACTGCACAGAAGCTGTCATCTGGACAGTGTTTGAAAACCCCATTCTGCTCAGCAAGGCACAA CTGTCTTTGTTCTCTGAGCTCTTGTTTCGAAATGGGATGCCGATGGTGGACACATTTCGACCAATCCAGCCTTTGAATGATCGAAAGGTCTTTTATTCTGGAAGCCATATTGTACCTGTTAGCACCATGTTGGTCGTCAGTACTGCTCTCATAACCTTTTCAAACCTGTTGGAATGA
- the LOC136708192 gene encoding TLC domain-containing protein 1-like: protein MEGTLLAFQHNPGLSVLFFSLVFRVVHHLLRCLPAPKVVQLDEVLCWKWRNLCVSLVHALLTGPWAILCVCLWPETLNNLHSYYTPVSYLLICVSSGYFVQDTGDILFSGHAKGSWEFLLHHFLVLWCFLYSLYTQRNVTGMVISLVVEINSVTLHTRLLLKLAGAQASQFYHTNKLLNLFTYVTFRLGAQFYVTWYLLNNYSWLEHSNYFLLTVILLNTMILIYFYRLLRADFFPRRKLHLEQNGTRSSSSSSFLND from the exons atggagGGAACACTCTTGGCCTTTCAGCATAACCCTGGCCTGTCGGTGCTCTTCTTCTCTTTGGTTTTCCGGGTGGTCCACCATCTCCTGCGCTGTCTGCCAGCCCCCAAAGTGGTCCAGCTGGATGAGGTTCTTTGCTGGAAGTGGAGGAacctgtgtgtttctctggttCATGCTCTTCTGACCGGACCGTGGGCCATCCTCTG tgtgtgtctgtggccaGAGACATTAAATAACCTCCATTCCTACTACACACCAGTCTCCTACCTACTTATCTGTGTTTCATCAG GATACTTTGTTCAAGACACAGGTGATATCTTGTTCTCTGGTCATGCCAAAGGATCATGGGAGTTCCTGCTGCATCACTTCTTG GTGCTGTGGTGCTTCCTGTACTCACTGTACACTCAGCGTAATGTGACTGGAATGGTGATTTCCCTGGTGGTGGAGATTAACAGTGTGACTCTTCACACAAGGCTGCTGCTGAAACTGGCTGGAGCTCAAGCCTCACAGTTCTACCACACCAACAAACTTCTCAATCTCTTCACCTACGTCACCTTTCGCCTCGGCGCCCAGTTCTACGTCACCTGGTACCTCCTGAACAACTACTCTTGGCTGGAACACAGCAACTACTTCCTCCTCACCGTGATCCTCCTGAACACCATGATCCTCATCTATTTTTACAGGTTGCTAAGAGCAGACTTCTTCCCCCGCAGAAAGCTCCACCTTGAGCAGAACGGCACGCGCAGCAGCAGTTCCTCTTCATTCCTCAACGACTGA